The DNA segment CCATCTTGGCCCATTTCGAGGCCGTTGGGAACGGGGCGGACCATACCATTAGACCCCTTTTTTCTTTCAATAATTTTTATTTTTTTCTATAGCGGCGCCTGATTCTGTTTCCCAGATTGCAAAGAATTTCATAGTTGCTTTTTTCACTCCAACAAGCGACATCTTCCGCCAAAATTTCTTCATCGCCGCAGCGACCGATCAGAATCACCCGATCCCCCACCCGCACATCTGGAATGCCCGTGACATCCACCGTCGTCATGTCCATGCTGACCCGTCCAACAATGGGGGCGCGCTGTCCCTTGATCAGGACATACCCGCGGTTGGACATCCGGGTGGAAAGGCCATCGGCATACCCCATGGCGATCACGGCGATGTGCATGCCCGCCTCGCTGCGAAAAGTCCGGGAATAACCGACCGCTTCCCCCTTCCCGATCTTCTTGACCTGAATGATCCGACTCGACAGACGCAAGGCGGGAATCAAATCCTTGTCCGTTTCCCGAAAAGGGGTTACCCCCAACAATGCCAATCCCGGACGAACCATGGCACAATGACTGTCGGAAAAAATCATGGTGGCGGCACTGTTGGCCATGGACACCTCATGACAATCCGCCACCTCCTTGACCCGCCGCAATTGCCGATCCATCTCCTCCTCGTCCTCGTCGTTGGCGGAACTGAAATGGCTGAAAACCCCCCTGAGACGAATGTTCCCGGCCTCGCGCAATTGCCGAAGTATTTTTTTTCGTTTTTTGTTGATCCCCAGACGATTCATTCCGGTATCGATCTTGAGATAACAATCGAGTTTTCCCTTCCATTGCAACAGATGGGGAATGATCGTCGGTTCGAAGACCACCGGGGTCAACCGATGGTCCTGAATATCTTTCAAGGCTTCGACACACAATCCGGAAAGCAGTATGATTTCAATGGACCCATTCAGGCGGCGCAACGCCAGACCTTCCTCGACGCTCGCCACACAAACCGTCCGCAATCCCGGAAGGACCTTCACGATCGCCTCGATCCCCAGACCATAGGCATCCGCCTT comes from the Magnetococcales bacterium genome and includes:
- the alr gene encoding alanine racemase; translation: MKNYRRACLRIDLDAIRQNYLLLQHRAGEGVRIAPVLKADAYGLGIEAIVKVLPGLRTVCVASVEEGLALRRLNGSIEIILLSGLCVEALKDIQDHRLTPVVFEPTIIPHLLQWKGKLDCYLKIDTGMNRLGINKKRKKILRQLREAGNIRLRGVFSHFSSANDEDEEEMDRQLRRVKEVADCHEVSMANSAATMIFSDSHCAMVRPGLALLGVTPFRETDKDLIPALRLSSRIIQVKKIGKGEAVGYSRTFRSEAGMHIAVIAMGYADGLSTRMSNRGYVLIKGQRAPIVGRVSMDMTTVDVTGIPDVRVGDRVILIGRCGDEEILAEDVACWSEKSNYEILCNLGNRIRRRYRKK